Proteins encoded within one genomic window of Couchioplanes caeruleus:
- a CDS encoding M16 family metallopeptidase: MRRDRPGSRQVSARTLPDLVPDSKIKLPKQAERTLSSGLTVIAIRRPAVPLVELRLRIPFGRAPLARATLLSQALFTGTATMSSVDIAAELQAVGGGLSAGLDPDRLLVTGNSLASGLDRMLEILAGVLTDAAYPVEEVATERDRLVDHIQVAQSQPGHLARTALLKRMYGRHPYAIQTPEPEQVKGVRPGQLRALHADRVRPGGAVLVLVGDINVEKAIDAAEKALGGWIGAGRDGNVPATPELETGPLLLVDRPGSVQSSMRMALPALPRTDPDYAALQLANMVFGGYFSSRWVENIREDKGYTYGPHTAIEHFVAGSALVVAAEVATEVTGPALLETLYELGRIASLPPGADELEQARRYALGTLRLGMSTQAGLAGLASIYASFGLRLSYLTEHSAALASATREQVAEVAARYLAPSRAVTVVLGDADRVESGLATLTTVERGAQ, from the coding sequence ATGCGTCGAGATCGTCCCGGGAGTCGACAAGTGAGCGCCAGGACCCTGCCGGACCTCGTGCCGGATTCCAAAATCAAGCTGCCGAAGCAGGCCGAGCGCACCCTGAGCAGCGGTCTCACGGTCATCGCCATCCGGCGGCCGGCCGTGCCCCTGGTCGAGCTGCGGCTGCGGATCCCGTTCGGGCGGGCGCCGCTGGCCCGCGCGACGCTGCTGTCGCAGGCGTTGTTCACCGGCACGGCCACGATGTCGAGCGTCGACATCGCCGCCGAGCTGCAGGCGGTCGGCGGCGGACTCTCCGCCGGGCTGGATCCCGACCGGCTGCTGGTCACCGGCAACTCGCTCGCCTCGGGCCTGGACCGGATGCTGGAGATCCTCGCCGGGGTGCTGACCGATGCGGCGTACCCGGTCGAGGAGGTCGCCACCGAACGCGACCGGCTCGTCGACCACATCCAGGTCGCCCAGAGCCAGCCCGGGCATCTAGCCCGTACGGCGCTGCTCAAGCGGATGTACGGCCGGCACCCGTACGCGATCCAGACCCCGGAGCCGGAGCAGGTCAAGGGCGTACGCCCGGGGCAGTTGCGGGCCCTGCACGCCGACCGGGTCCGGCCCGGCGGCGCGGTGCTGGTGCTGGTCGGCGACATCAACGTCGAGAAGGCGATCGACGCGGCGGAGAAGGCCCTCGGCGGCTGGATCGGCGCCGGCCGCGACGGCAACGTGCCCGCCACGCCGGAGCTCGAGACCGGCCCGCTGCTGCTGGTCGACCGCCCCGGCTCGGTGCAGTCCTCGATGCGCATGGCGTTGCCGGCGCTGCCGCGCACCGACCCCGACTATGCCGCGCTGCAACTGGCCAACATGGTCTTCGGCGGCTACTTCTCGTCGCGCTGGGTGGAGAACATCCGCGAGGACAAGGGCTACACGTACGGCCCGCACACCGCCATCGAACACTTCGTCGCGGGCTCGGCGCTGGTGGTGGCGGCCGAGGTGGCCACCGAGGTGACCGGCCCGGCGCTGCTGGAGACCCTGTACGAGCTGGGCCGGATCGCGAGCCTGCCGCCGGGCGCGGACGAGTTGGAGCAGGCCCGCCGGTACGCGCTGGGCACGCTACGGCTGGGCATGTCGACCCAGGCCGGCCTGGCCGGGCTGGCGAGCATCTACGCCAGCTTCGGCCTGCGGCTGAGCTATCTCACCGAGCACTCGGCGGCGCTGGCCTCGGCGACGCGCGAGCAGGTGGCCGAGGTGGCCGCGCGCTACCTCGCGCCGTCTCGGGCGGTCACCGTCGTCCTCGGCGACGCGGACCGGGTCGAGAGCGGGCTCGCGACCCTGACGACAGTCGAGCGCGGCGCCCAGTGA
- the nudC gene encoding NAD(+) diphosphatase, with the protein MARTSLDRASHRRRDEDWLNEAWKTGLVLIVDIAKGGRALVTGATSDKPALVLVGADAAPEGERLFLGVDPDGVPIFAVDAPLPEVDDAEAHTLRDIGDRLGPRDAGILTTAAALGNWHATHAYSPRSGLRTTAAEAGWSRLDAEGGQMWPRTDPAMIVLVHDGVAGPEGSCLLGHNVAWPARDGVRRFSCLAGYVEPGESAEASVVREVREEVGVRLRSLRYEGSQSWPYPGSLMLGFTAEADKDQRIVVDPEEIDEARWFTRREVAQMVAGDYVDPPSGVRLSLPMRSSIAFYLVERWMGRP; encoded by the coding sequence CTGGCCCGTACGTCCCTCGACCGCGCCTCGCACCGCAGACGCGACGAGGACTGGCTCAACGAAGCGTGGAAGACCGGTCTCGTCCTGATCGTCGACATCGCCAAGGGCGGCCGCGCACTGGTGACGGGCGCGACCTCGGACAAGCCCGCGCTCGTGCTCGTCGGCGCGGATGCGGCCCCGGAGGGCGAGCGCCTGTTCCTGGGCGTCGACCCGGACGGCGTACCGATCTTCGCCGTCGACGCGCCGTTGCCCGAGGTGGACGACGCCGAGGCGCACACCCTGCGGGACATCGGCGACCGGCTCGGCCCGCGCGACGCCGGCATTCTCACCACGGCCGCCGCGCTGGGCAACTGGCATGCCACGCACGCGTATTCGCCGCGCTCCGGGCTGCGCACCACCGCCGCGGAGGCGGGCTGGTCGCGGCTCGACGCCGAGGGCGGGCAGATGTGGCCGCGCACCGACCCGGCGATGATCGTCCTGGTGCACGACGGGGTCGCCGGGCCGGAGGGCTCCTGCCTGCTCGGCCACAACGTCGCCTGGCCGGCGCGGGACGGCGTCCGGCGCTTCTCGTGTCTGGCCGGCTACGTCGAACCCGGCGAGTCCGCCGAGGCCTCGGTCGTCCGCGAGGTCCGCGAGGAGGTCGGGGTCAGGCTGCGGTCGCTGCGGTACGAGGGCAGCCAGTCGTGGCCGTACCCGGGTTCGCTGATGCTCGGCTTCACCGCCGAGGCGGACAAGGACCAGCGGATCGTCGTCGACCCCGAGGAAATCGACGAGGCGCGGTGGTTCACCCGGCGGGAGGTCGCCCAGATGGTCGCCGGGGACTACGTCGACCCGCCGAGCGGCGTACGGCTGAGCCTGCCCATGCGGTCGTCGATCGCGTTCTACCTCGTAGAACGCTGGATGGGCCGCCCCTGA